One genomic region from Rothia dentocariosa ATCC 17931 encodes:
- the rplC gene encoding 50S ribosomal protein L3, with amino-acid sequence MTNKFERQVKGLLGTKLGMTQVWDEDGKVVPVTVVKADSNVITQIRNQETDGYHAVQIGFGSIDSRKVTKPLAGHFEKAGVTPRRHLVELRTADAAEYSLGQELTVEMFEPGQKVDVVGKTKGKGFAGVMKRHGFKGVGASHGQHKNHRKPGSIGGASYPARVFKGMRMAGRMGAARHTTLNLTIQGVDAENNVLLIKGAIPGPKGGVVLVRTAVKGA; translated from the coding sequence ATGACTAACAAATTCGAGCGCCAGGTGAAGGGTCTGCTGGGTACTAAACTTGGCATGACTCAGGTCTGGGACGAGGACGGCAAAGTTGTGCCGGTGACCGTCGTCAAGGCCGATTCTAACGTTATTACTCAGATCCGTAACCAGGAAACTGACGGCTACCACGCTGTGCAGATTGGTTTCGGTTCCATCGATTCTCGCAAGGTTACCAAGCCTCTGGCTGGTCACTTCGAGAAGGCCGGTGTTACTCCCCGTCGTCACCTCGTCGAACTGCGCACCGCAGACGCTGCTGAGTATTCCCTCGGTCAGGAATTGACCGTTGAGATGTTCGAGCCCGGTCAGAAGGTAGACGTCGTTGGCAAGACCAAGGGTAAGGGTTTCGCAGGTGTTATGAAGCGTCACGGCTTCAAGGGTGTTGGCGCATCGCACGGTCAGCACAAGAACCACCGTAAGCCCGGTTCCATTGGTGGTGCATCCTATCCCGCACGCGTGTTCAAGGGTATGCGCATGGCTGGCCGTATGGGCGCAGCTCGTCACACCACTTTGAACCTGACTATCCAGGGTGTGGACGCAGAGAACAATGTCCTGCTGATCAAGGGTGCAATCCCCGGTCCTAAGGGCGGCGTTGTTCTGGTTCGTACCGCTGTGAAGGGAGCCTAG
- the rpsJ gene encoding 30S ribosomal protein S10 produces the protein MAGQKIRIRLKSYDHEVIDSSARKIVETVKGAGATVVGPVPLPTEKNVYCVIRSPHKYKDSREHFEMRTHKRLIDVVDPTPKAVDALMRLDLPADVNIEIKL, from the coding sequence ATGGCGGGACAGAAAATCCGCATCCGTCTGAAGTCCTATGATCACGAGGTCATTGATTCTTCGGCACGGAAAATCGTCGAAACGGTAAAGGGTGCAGGCGCAACTGTAGTTGGCCCCGTGCCGTTGCCGACCGAGAAGAACGTATACTGCGTTATTCGTTCTCCCCATAAGTACAAGGACAGCCGCGAGCACTTCGAGATGCGTACGCACAAGCGTCTGATCGACGTTGTTGATCCGACCCCTAAGGCTGTTGATGCCCTCATGCGTCTTGACCTGCCGGCAGACGTGAACATCGAGATCAAGCTGTAG
- a CDS encoding membrane protein, with protein MSTPNHEFPSGAQPQGSGQSPQTPAGYSCPQAQMPWQGQNPQTTWYSDPSQATMQAPQQTTRSLTRRRAEDLFLNVLLYLGSLLLIGSAALFITSITSQDRTSVILRVAGLGLGSLLFYSAGLITYKTVARLRIASYSFTATGLALLPLTGIATYVLGLWNDGSLIWLLVSLVGTAAIILACSFMRNRVMAYVLISFFVSDALAATNVAALPFVWYFVALTVLAIILGLLIRLNSRLVPTGLREGLLESSRIFVPVTAIVVLFFIPQMSSSDMGIVFSVMSAHAFVFTALERKLDYYIQARLYPFIALISFGWGLERPITVTIVLMGLYALHLLAVLVGYPLMQREMKANLPKHPIMRWDVRIDTYISIIFAAFVTFIEMPHALLTNIDSFPTGLEFMLLVHLDGVTFPRAWVFAVLCVGIIVAYRKYLLAQEYVYLITGISSGLSLILLGQHESAFYLYFVTAGILMLTARKLQLPQLLVSSTTKIFLFLGTMHLLFTLQLGWGVRGILLAGALTITALGLFAALRYEMLPQKRSLTAFWEILVYLVMAVVFFLLRSIFTWTPREIVDPTLDTSLYVVALLAVLALGFLTLRASSAYKDQKIVPLICIYLTLCGLGIAATSMNYLFPAGDWWAVGVLVLTSIYMFGMSYIVPQETSERHIMFMTSRFPMLWSVIVLWASNSIASDQVFLTASGLLLIQGLLSGILYMTRRQPRERIVFYIIFYTACLPGFIAPFAYSDNALFTAIFCPLAVLVLWGLGEAANLAMLRVCASIALLLTGYTVTNHMLNLNHARFSEYVIYQGLAAALCSAVLYGLTTLLKREIPGKYDSLQPLNVQLENSAKVIQLPLHGPARSSKNYLVSQRNDSTRFYGPHNTFLMVPAIIAIAFWTLASIASEDTVQSALLWGLTALSFASVSTKRMLPTAIVAAPVAFTTRILLDFSVTGFFQSLLEAAILILLAVVASKILRNLIEKHPAQQGISAALLYTAIGLQGLLTIMAWGTGYLQQGAVIMLLGILLTALVSVVLDRIWVFVSAALVTVDLALLLNGLNPLTLMIISVLLIAGVVWRLLARDQGPSADKRAPALPQNPYQGAPAGFVPPNGASAPYGQAPWAGQQPYQGYNQPNGQAQYPGYSQQHNNPNGNSQA; from the coding sequence ATGTCTACCCCCAACCACGAATTCCCCTCTGGTGCTCAGCCGCAGGGTTCAGGGCAGTCTCCTCAGACACCAGCCGGGTATTCATGCCCTCAGGCACAGATGCCTTGGCAGGGCCAAAACCCACAAACAACGTGGTATTCTGATCCGTCACAGGCAACGATGCAGGCTCCCCAGCAGACCACCCGTTCTTTGACACGCCGCCGTGCCGAAGACCTTTTCCTTAATGTTCTGCTTTACTTGGGCTCATTGCTCCTCATCGGTTCTGCGGCGCTGTTCATCACTTCGATCACCTCGCAGGATAGGACCAGCGTTATTCTTCGTGTAGCTGGTCTAGGATTAGGTAGTTTACTTTTCTACAGCGCAGGTCTTATTACCTACAAAACTGTGGCACGTTTGCGCATTGCATCCTACTCATTCACCGCCACCGGTTTAGCACTTTTACCCCTTACCGGTATTGCAACCTATGTTCTGGGGCTTTGGAATGACGGAAGCCTCATCTGGCTGCTGGTCTCACTCGTTGGCACAGCTGCGATTATTCTGGCCTGCTCTTTTATGCGCAACAGGGTGATGGCTTATGTTCTTATTTCATTCTTCGTCTCGGATGCGCTTGCCGCCACGAACGTGGCTGCTCTCCCCTTTGTGTGGTACTTCGTCGCGCTCACAGTGCTCGCCATTATCCTGGGCCTGCTCATACGCCTGAATTCGCGCCTTGTACCTACTGGTTTGCGTGAGGGTCTTTTAGAATCCTCTCGTATTTTCGTTCCCGTCACAGCGATCGTAGTGCTCTTCTTTATACCGCAGATGAGTAGCTCTGATATGGGCATAGTCTTCTCCGTTATGTCGGCTCATGCTTTCGTCTTTACCGCTCTGGAACGCAAGCTTGACTACTACATTCAGGCTCGCCTCTACCCATTCATCGCCCTGATCAGTTTCGGCTGGGGCTTAGAGAGGCCTATTACCGTCACAATAGTCCTCATGGGCCTATATGCGCTGCACCTTCTCGCAGTCTTGGTAGGGTACCCCCTTATGCAGCGTGAAATGAAGGCGAATCTACCTAAGCATCCCATCATGCGCTGGGATGTTCGGATTGATACCTATATAAGCATTATTTTTGCTGCATTCGTCACTTTTATCGAAATGCCACATGCACTTCTGACCAATATAGATTCTTTCCCAACTGGGCTAGAATTTATGCTGCTTGTACATCTAGACGGTGTTACCTTTCCGCGTGCATGGGTATTTGCTGTGCTCTGCGTGGGTATTATTGTTGCCTACCGCAAATATCTTCTTGCTCAGGAGTACGTATACCTGATCACTGGAATAAGCAGTGGGTTAAGCCTGATTTTGCTAGGCCAGCACGAATCCGCTTTCTACCTGTACTTCGTAACAGCGGGCATTCTCATGCTTACCGCCCGCAAGCTTCAGCTGCCTCAGCTCCTTGTATCGAGTACAACGAAGATATTCCTCTTCCTAGGTACCATGCACCTGCTCTTTACGCTTCAGCTCGGATGGGGCGTACGAGGTATCCTCCTAGCAGGTGCTCTCACCATTACCGCTCTTGGGTTGTTCGCCGCGCTCCGTTACGAGATGCTGCCCCAGAAACGTTCTCTGACGGCCTTCTGGGAAATTCTGGTGTACCTTGTCATGGCAGTTGTATTCTTTCTGCTGCGTTCGATCTTCACGTGGACTCCCCGCGAGATTGTTGACCCAACCCTTGATACCTCGCTCTATGTTGTCGCTCTTCTCGCGGTTCTGGCTCTTGGCTTCTTGACGCTCCGAGCATCGAGTGCGTATAAAGATCAAAAGATTGTGCCTCTCATCTGCATCTATCTCACGTTATGCGGTTTAGGCATTGCAGCAACATCGATGAACTACCTCTTCCCCGCTGGGGATTGGTGGGCAGTCGGGGTTCTGGTTCTGACCAGCATCTATATGTTTGGAATGTCTTACATTGTTCCTCAAGAAACCTCGGAACGTCATATTATGTTTATGACGTCTAGGTTCCCGATGCTGTGGTCAGTCATTGTGCTGTGGGCTTCCAATAGCATTGCCTCTGATCAAGTGTTCCTCACTGCCTCTGGGCTGCTCCTTATTCAAGGTTTACTGAGTGGAATTTTGTACATGACTCGCCGCCAGCCACGCGAACGGATCGTGTTCTACATTATCTTCTATACAGCGTGCCTACCCGGTTTCATCGCTCCCTTCGCGTACTCAGACAATGCTCTATTCACCGCCATCTTCTGTCCCCTTGCTGTTCTAGTGCTGTGGGGGCTCGGGGAGGCAGCAAACCTGGCTATGCTCCGAGTATGCGCCTCTATCGCGTTGCTTTTGACAGGTTATACCGTTACCAACCATATGCTGAACCTCAATCATGCACGGTTCTCTGAATATGTTATCTACCAGGGTCTTGCCGCTGCCCTATGCAGTGCAGTCCTCTACGGTCTAACAACTCTGCTGAAGCGCGAGATCCCCGGCAAGTATGATTCGCTTCAGCCTCTTAACGTGCAGTTGGAGAACTCAGCGAAAGTTATTCAGCTTCCGCTCCACGGGCCTGCCCGATCCTCGAAAAACTATTTGGTTTCTCAGCGCAATGACAGCACCCGATTCTACGGTCCGCACAACACCTTTTTGATGGTTCCGGCGATCATAGCTATCGCCTTCTGGACTCTTGCTTCGATTGCTTCCGAAGATACGGTACAGAGCGCCCTGCTGTGGGGTCTTACAGCTTTGAGCTTTGCTTCCGTCAGCACTAAGCGCATGCTGCCAACAGCCATCGTTGCCGCGCCGGTGGCATTTACTACACGAATTCTTCTGGATTTCTCGGTAACAGGGTTCTTCCAGAGCCTTTTGGAAGCTGCGATCCTCATTCTGCTTGCTGTCGTGGCTTCTAAGATACTCCGAAACCTCATCGAGAAACACCCCGCTCAGCAAGGTATCTCTGCGGCGTTGCTCTACACGGCTATAGGATTACAGGGGCTCCTCACCATCATGGCATGGGGCACTGGTTACCTTCAGCAAGGTGCGGTCATCATGCTCTTGGGCATTCTCCTGACTGCACTCGTCAGCGTTGTTCTTGACCGTATCTGGGTATTTGTCAGCGCGGCTCTCGTTACGGTAGATCTTGCGCTTCTGCTCAACGGGCTCAACCCGCTCACGCTCATGATTATCTCGGTACTTCTCATTGCTGGTGTTGTGTGGCGTTTGCTGGCTCGCGATCAGGGGCCTTCAGCGGATAAACGGGCTCCCGCTCTTCCGCAGAACCCGTATCAGGGCGCGCCTGCCGGATTCGTTCCTCCGAATGGCGCATCCGCACCTTACGGACAGGCACCATGGGCAGGGCAGCAACCTTACCAAGGCTATAACCAGCCCAATGGTCAGGCACAGTATCCTGGATACTCACAACAGCACAACAACCCGAACGGAAATAGTCAAGCCTAG
- the tuf gene encoding elongation factor Tu: MAKAKFERSKPHVNVGTIGHVDHGKTTLTAAISKVLADKYPDLNEQRDFGMIDSAPEERQRGITINIAHIEYQTEKRHYAHVDAPGHADYVKNMITGAAQMDGAILVVAATDGPMAQTREHVLLARQVGVPTLLVALNKADMVDDEELLDLVEMEVRDLLSSQEFDGDDAPVIRVSALKALEGDPEWVAKVEELMEAVDTYIPDPVRETDKPFLMPIEDVFTITGRGTVVTGRAERGTLKINSEVEIVGIRPIQKTTVTGIEMFHKQLDEAWAGENCGLLLRGLKRDDVERGQVVVEPGSITPHTEFEANVYILSKDEGGRHNPFYSNYRPQFYFRTTDVTGVIKLPEGTEMVMPGDNTEMSVELIQPIAMEEGLGFAIREGGRTVGSGRVTKIIK; this comes from the coding sequence TTGGCTAAGGCTAAGTTCGAGCGCTCCAAGCCTCACGTTAACGTCGGTACCATTGGTCACGTTGACCACGGTAAGACCACCCTGACCGCTGCTATCTCCAAGGTTCTGGCTGACAAGTACCCGGACCTGAACGAACAGCGCGACTTCGGTATGATCGACAGCGCTCCTGAGGAGCGCCAGCGCGGTATTACCATTAACATCGCTCACATTGAGTACCAGACTGAGAAGCGTCACTACGCACACGTTGACGCTCCCGGTCACGCTGACTACGTCAAGAACATGATTACCGGTGCTGCACAGATGGACGGCGCAATCCTCGTGGTTGCTGCTACCGACGGTCCCATGGCGCAGACCCGTGAGCACGTGCTGCTCGCTCGCCAGGTTGGCGTGCCCACCCTGCTGGTGGCACTGAACAAGGCTGACATGGTTGATGACGAAGAGCTTCTCGACCTCGTCGAGATGGAGGTTCGTGACCTCCTCTCCTCGCAGGAGTTCGACGGTGATGACGCTCCCGTGATCCGCGTGTCCGCTCTGAAGGCTCTCGAAGGTGACCCCGAATGGGTTGCTAAGGTTGAGGAGCTCATGGAAGCAGTTGACACCTACATTCCGGATCCGGTTCGTGAGACCGACAAGCCCTTCCTTATGCCCATTGAGGACGTCTTCACCATTACCGGTCGCGGCACCGTTGTGACCGGTCGTGCAGAGCGCGGTACCCTGAAGATCAACTCTGAGGTTGAGATCGTTGGTATCCGCCCCATCCAGAAGACCACCGTGACCGGTATCGAGATGTTCCACAAGCAGCTCGACGAAGCATGGGCAGGCGAGAACTGTGGTCTGCTTCTGCGTGGTCTCAAGCGTGACGACGTTGAGCGTGGTCAGGTTGTTGTGGAGCCGGGTTCCATCACCCCTCACACCGAGTTCGAGGCAAACGTCTACATCCTCTCCAAGGATGAGGGCGGTCGTCACAACCCCTTCTACTCGAACTACCGTCCTCAGTTCTACTTCCGTACCACTGACGTGACCGGTGTTATCAAGCTCCCCGAAGGCACCGAAATGGTTATGCCCGGTGACAACACCGAGATGAGCGTTGAGCTGATCCAGCCTATCGCTATGGAAGAGGGCCTCGGCTTCGCTATCCGTGAGGGTGGCCGCACCGTTGGTTCGGGTCGCGTTACCAAGATCATCAAGTAA
- the fusA gene encoding elongation factor G — protein sequence MAHDVYTDLNKVRNIGIMAHIDAGKTTTTERILFYTGINHKIGETHDGASTMDWMAQEQERGITITSAAITCFWKDNQINIIDTPGHVDFTVEVERSLRVLDGAVAVFDGKEGVEPQSETVWRQADKYDVPRICFVNKMDKMGADFYFTVQTIVDRLGAKPLVMQLPIGAESDFVGVVDLLEMKAYVWPGDSKGDVTMGAEYETREIPADLQAKAEEYRAELIEAVAESSEELMEKYLEGEELTIDELKAGIRQLTINGEAFPVLCGSAFKNRGVQPMLDAVIDYLPSPLDVPDVEGSSPSNEEEKLTRKASSDEPFAALAYKVAAHPFYGQLIYTRVYSGHAAQGQQVLNSTKGKKERLGKLFQMQSNKENPVDEITAGHIYAAIGLKDTTTGDTLCDPANPIVLETMTFPAPVIFVAIEPKTKGDQEKMSTAIQKLSAEDPTFTVSLNEETGQTEIGGMGELHLDIIVDRMKREFKVEANVGKPQVAYRETIKKTVEKVDYTHKKQTGGSGQFAKVQVSFEPLPLDGEELYEFEDKVTGGRVPREYIPSVDAGIQDAMKFGVLAGYPMVGVKATLIDGAYHDVDSSEMAFKIAGSMVFKEGAKRANPVLLEPLMDVEVRTPEEYMGDVIGDLNSRRGHVRSMEDASGVKIVKALVPLTEMFGYIGDLRGKTQGRAVFSMAFDSYGEVPKNVADEIIQKSRGE from the coding sequence GTGGCACATGATGTGTACACTGACCTGAACAAGGTCCGCAACATCGGTATTATGGCGCACATTGACGCCGGTAAGACCACTACTACTGAGCGCATCCTGTTCTACACCGGTATTAACCACAAGATCGGTGAGACTCACGATGGCGCTTCAACTATGGACTGGATGGCTCAGGAGCAGGAGCGCGGTATTACCATTACCTCCGCAGCTATCACCTGCTTCTGGAAAGACAACCAGATCAATATTATTGACACCCCCGGTCACGTTGACTTCACCGTTGAGGTGGAGCGTTCGCTGCGCGTGCTTGATGGCGCGGTAGCGGTGTTTGACGGTAAGGAAGGTGTTGAGCCTCAGTCTGAGACCGTGTGGCGTCAGGCTGATAAGTACGATGTCCCCCGTATCTGCTTCGTCAACAAGATGGACAAGATGGGTGCGGACTTCTACTTCACCGTTCAGACTATTGTCGATCGCCTGGGCGCTAAGCCGCTCGTTATGCAGCTGCCTATCGGCGCTGAGAGCGATTTCGTCGGCGTGGTTGACCTACTCGAAATGAAGGCATACGTATGGCCCGGCGACTCTAAGGGCGACGTGACCATGGGGGCAGAGTACGAAACTCGAGAAATCCCCGCTGACCTGCAGGCTAAGGCTGAAGAGTACCGCGCAGAGCTGATCGAGGCTGTTGCCGAGTCCAGCGAGGAACTCATGGAGAAGTACCTCGAAGGTGAAGAACTCACGATTGATGAGCTCAAGGCTGGTATTCGCCAGCTGACCATCAACGGCGAGGCATTCCCCGTGCTCTGCGGTTCCGCATTCAAGAACCGTGGCGTTCAGCCTATGTTGGATGCTGTGATCGACTACCTGCCTTCCCCGCTGGATGTTCCCGACGTTGAGGGCTCTAGCCCCTCGAATGAGGAAGAGAAGCTTACCCGTAAGGCATCTTCGGATGAGCCTTTTGCGGCTCTGGCCTACAAGGTTGCAGCTCACCCGTTCTACGGTCAGCTCATCTACACCCGTGTGTACTCCGGTCACGCGGCTCAGGGTCAGCAGGTTCTTAACTCGACTAAGGGTAAGAAGGAGCGTCTCGGTAAGCTCTTCCAGATGCAGTCCAACAAGGAGAACCCGGTTGACGAAATCACCGCGGGTCACATTTATGCGGCGATCGGTCTGAAGGATACGACTACCGGTGATACTCTGTGCGATCCTGCAAACCCGATCGTGCTTGAGACGATGACCTTCCCCGCTCCCGTGATCTTCGTGGCTATTGAGCCTAAGACCAAGGGCGACCAGGAGAAGATGTCGACCGCAATTCAGAAGCTCTCCGCTGAGGACCCCACCTTCACCGTGTCGCTGAACGAAGAGACCGGTCAGACCGAAATCGGTGGTATGGGCGAGCTTCACTTGGACATCATCGTTGACCGTATGAAGCGTGAGTTCAAGGTTGAGGCTAACGTTGGTAAGCCTCAGGTTGCATATCGCGAGACCATCAAGAAGACCGTTGAGAAGGTCGACTACACCCACAAGAAGCAGACCGGTGGTTCCGGTCAGTTCGCGAAGGTGCAGGTTTCCTTCGAGCCGCTGCCTCTGGATGGCGAGGAACTGTACGAGTTTGAGGATAAGGTGACCGGTGGTCGCGTGCCTCGCGAGTACATTCCTTCTGTCGACGCTGGTATTCAGGACGCTATGAAGTTTGGTGTTCTGGCCGGTTATCCGATGGTCGGCGTGAAAGCAACCCTGATCGACGGTGCCTACCACGATGTCGACTCCTCTGAAATGGCGTTCAAGATCGCTGGTTCTATGGTCTTCAAGGAAGGTGCTAAGCGCGCTAACCCTGTTCTGCTGGAACCACTGATGGACGTTGAGGTGCGTACCCCCGAGGAGTACATGGGCGACGTTATCGGCGACCTAAACTCTCGTCGTGGTCACGTGCGTTCCATGGAGGATGCATCCGGCGTCAAGATCGTCAAGGCTCTCGTACCGTTGACCGAGATGTTCGGTTACATTGGCGACCTGCGTGGTAAGACCCAGGGTCGTGCAGTGTTCTCGATGGCATTCGACAGCTACGGCGAGGTTCCCAAGAACGTCGCTGACGAGATCATTCAGAAGAGCCGCGGCGAGTAA
- the rpsG gene encoding 30S ribosomal protein S7 has product MPRKGPAPKRPLVNDPVYGSALVTQLINKVLLDGKKSVAERIVYGALEGVEKKTGSDPVVTLKKAMDNIKPSLEVRSRRVGGATYQVPVEVRPGRSTALALRWLVGFSKQRREKTMTERLMNEILDASNGLGAAVKRREDTHKMAESNKAFAHYRW; this is encoded by the coding sequence ATGCCTCGTAAGGGTCCCGCTCCCAAGCGTCCCCTCGTAAACGATCCTGTTTACGGTTCTGCACTGGTTACCCAGCTCATTAACAAGGTCCTGTTGGACGGCAAGAAGTCCGTGGCAGAGCGCATCGTATACGGTGCTCTTGAGGGTGTTGAGAAGAAGACCGGTTCTGATCCGGTCGTCACCCTGAAGAAGGCTATGGATAACATCAAGCCCTCGCTTGAGGTTCGTTCCCGCCGTGTTGGTGGTGCAACCTACCAGGTGCCGGTCGAGGTCCGCCCTGGCCGTTCCACCGCTCTGGCTCTTCGCTGGTTGGTTGGCTTCTCGAAGCAGCGCCGCGAAAAGACTATGACTGAGCGTCTGATGAACGAGATCCTGGATGCATCCAACGGTCTCGGCGCCGCTGTCAAGCGCCGCGAAGACACTCACAAGATGGCCGAGTCCAACAAGGCCTTCGCACACTACCGTTGGTAA
- the rpsL gene encoding 30S ribosomal protein S12 — MPTIQQLVRKGRTPKVVKTKAPALKGNPMKRGVCTRVYTTTPKKPNSALRKVARVKLNGGIEVTAYIPGEGHNLQEHSIVLVRGGRVKDLPGVRYKIVRGALDTQGVKGRGQARSRYGAKKEKK, encoded by the coding sequence GTGCCTACTATTCAGCAGCTGGTCCGTAAGGGCCGGACTCCCAAGGTCGTTAAGACCAAGGCGCCCGCACTGAAGGGCAACCCTATGAAGCGTGGCGTGTGCACCCGTGTGTACACCACCACCCCGAAGAAGCCGAACTCGGCACTGCGTAAAGTCGCTCGTGTCAAGCTCAACGGTGGTATCGAGGTTACCGCATACATTCCCGGTGAGGGTCACAACCTGCAGGAGCACTCGATTGTGCTCGTTCGCGGTGGTCGTGTGAAGGACCTCCCCGGTGTTCGTTACAAGATCGTTCGTGGTGCTCTGGATACCCAGGGTGTTAAGGGTCGCGGCCAGGCTCGCTCCCGCTACGGCGCTAAGAAGGAGAAGAAGTAA